A window of Juglans regia cultivar Chandler chromosome 7, Walnut 2.0, whole genome shotgun sequence contains these coding sequences:
- the LOC109000343 gene encoding uncharacterized N-acetyltransferase p20-like isoform X1, producing MRFRRLGSDLGTTFFTLLCFEVTSCERWGLRYPEKNKAFRIQSLMEIKLRPYELSDVDDFMEWACDDEVIRTSRLRHYTSREDALVYLQEVAIPHPWYRAMCLEESPIGFICIKPGSASERCRGLVSYALGSKYWGKGITTMAVKMVMSTVFQEFPDMERLEGFVNVDNKASQRVLEKAGFQKEGVLRKYVIVKGRTIDVTMYSYLKPDNIIT from the exons ATGAGGTTTAGAAGGTTAGGTTCGGATTTGGGTACGACTTTTTTTACCCTTTTATGCTTTGAAGTGACATCCTGTGAACGATGGGGACTGCGCTACCCTGAAAAGAACAAGGCTTTTAGAATCCAG agtttgatGGAAATCAAACTGCGTCCCTATGAATTATCTGATGTGGATGACTTCATGGAATGGGCATGCGATGATGAAGTAATTCGAACGAGCAGGCTAAGGCACTACACTTCAAGAGAAGATGCACTTGTTTATCTTCAGGAAGTTGCCATACCCCATCCATGGTACAGGGCCATGTGTTTGGAGGAAAGTCCGATTGGATTTATATGCATCAAACCAGGGTCTGCCAGTGAGAGATGCAGAGGTCTCGTCAGCTATGCTCTAGGATCGAAGTACTGGGGCAAAGGTATAACCACAATGGCAGTGAAAATGGTTATGTCTACTGTGTTTCAAGAGTTTCCGGATATGGAGAGATTGGAAGGCTTTGTTAATGTGGATAATAAGGCCTCGCAAAGGGTTCTGGAAAAGGCTGGGTTTCAAAAGGAAGGTGTCCTTAGGAAATATGTAATCGTCAAAGGAAGGACTATTGATGTTACTATGTATAGCTATCTAAAACCCGACAACATTATTacttga
- the LOC109000341 gene encoding uncharacterized N-acetyltransferase p20-like, producing the protein MHGWHLEAIDSNLAFLYNHNSRQLVAAHSVADKKDLTSLPTWSFLAYLLSCLKFIEPTSLDNLNEAAKMEGSACNCISVGKEGGDEFTNITLRPLGVSDIDHFMVWASDDKVTPFCTWEPYTSKEDGISFIKDTAIPHPWFRAICLDNRPIGAISVTANSGNDKCRGELGYVLGFKYWGKGIATRAVKMVADAIFEEWPHLERLEALVDVENVGSGKVLEKAGFLREGVLRKYITLKGKTRDMVMFSLLSTDPRT; encoded by the coding sequence ATGCATGGTTGGCACCTTGAGGCAATTGACTCCAACCTTGCTTTTTTATATAACCATAATTCCAGGCAACTTGTTGCAGCTCACTCTGTAGCAGACAAAAAAGACTTGACATCGTTGCCCACTTGGTCTTTCCTTGCTTACCTCCTTTCTTGCTTAAAATTCATAGAACCAACATCGCTAGATAATCTAAACGAAGCAGCAAAAATGGAAGGAAGTGCTTGCAATTGCATATCAGTGGGAAAAGAAGGTGGGGATGAATTCACCAACATCACTCTGCGGCCATTGGGTGTTTCTGACATAGACCACTTCATGGTGTGGGCTTCAGATGATAAAGTTACACCCTTTTGCACATGGGAACCCTATACCAGCAAAGAAGATGGCATCAGCTTTATCAAGGATACGGCTATCCCACACCCATGGTTCAGAGCAATTTGCCTTGACAACCGCCCAATTGGTGCCATTTCAGTGACTGCAAATTCAGGTAACGACAAGTGCAGGGGTGAACTCGGCTATGTTCTGGGTTTCAAGTACTGGGGCAAAGGGATTGCCACGCGGGCAGTGAAAATGGTGGCTGATGCTATATTTGAGGAGTGGCCACATTTGGAGAGACTTGAAGCTCTGGTTGATGTGGAAAATGTGGGCTCCGGGAAGGTGCTGGAGAAGGCTGGGTTCCTGCGAGAAGGGGTTCTGAGGAAGTATATTACTTTGAAGGGGAAAACGAGAGACATGGTTATGTTCAGTCTTCTTTCCACCGATCCCCGAACCTGA
- the LOC109000343 gene encoding uncharacterized N-acetyltransferase p20-like isoform X2, with protein sequence MAEETELNLSKITLRPYNASDIDDFLMYGGDEKVTRFTRWNTFSSKEEALFYIKDYCIPHPYCRSICIDDRSIGFIIITPQSGDDRFRADVGYALAAQYWGQGITTRAVKMAITEGLREFPDVIRFQALVELENKASQRVLDKLGFLKEGVMRQYSFNKGKARDMVMYSYLSTDDPMP encoded by the coding sequence ATGGCGGAGGAAACGGAGCTCAATCTTTCAAAAATCACACTCCGGCCATATAACGCTTCCGACATTGATGACTTCTTGATGTATGGTGGAGATGAGAAAGTGACACGGTTCACCCGGTGGAACACCTTCTCCTCCAAGGAAGAAGCTCTTTTCTATATCAAGGACTATTGCATTCCACACCCTTATTGCAGATCCATATGCATAGACGACCGTTCAATTGGGTTTATCATCATCACGCCACAGTCCGGGGATGACCGTTTCAGGGCAGATGTCGGATATGCCTTGGCTGCTCAGTACTGGGGGCAAGGCATAACAACTAGAGCAGTGAAGATGGCCATCACTGAAGGGTTGAGAGAATTCCCAGATGTGATTAGGTTTCAAGCtttggttgaattagagaacaAGGCTTCTCAGAGGGTCTTGGACAAACTTGGGTTCCTCAAGGAAGGTGTCATGAGACAGTATAGCTTCAATAAAGGTAAGGCCAGGGATATGGTCATGTACAGTTATTTATCTACTGATGATCCTATGCCTTGA